One Sphingobacteruim zhuxiongii DNA window includes the following coding sequences:
- a CDS encoding FecR family protein — MNKDILTKFLSNQCSYNECKDVASYLESHDEELDKIQIFEHIPEQELIRASHAEKDAIFERIVAKPNKYLLMKRILIAASILVFVAFSFYKLGKHDSPEHLDNPISMEIFNNSQNPEWYVLPDSSRVKLEPQAKLSYLRNFAKDRIINQVAGEVTYFVQPNTAHPFRVINQGIQTRAVGTAFSIADYNADNLIVRLLEGKIVLEDPTNKLDNQVKLNIPTTIIINKSDFTYSHLDQKKNGYHTAWEEEKSKVSRNYPTSSIAWSNQVVNFNGVSNTDLFSIMERLYDVSIDVENPRIIDGNFTGELYQNDNLESLLTIFCQINGCTFTIKDNIIRIK; from the coding sequence TATTTGGAAAGCCATGATGAGGAACTGGATAAGATTCAGATTTTTGAGCATATTCCTGAACAGGAATTAATTCGCGCTTCGCATGCCGAGAAAGACGCTATTTTTGAGCGTATTGTAGCAAAACCGAACAAGTATCTTCTGATGAAGCGAATTTTGATTGCCGCTTCCATCTTGGTATTTGTAGCCTTCTCCTTCTATAAATTAGGAAAGCATGATAGTCCAGAGCACCTGGACAATCCTATCAGCATGGAGATTTTCAATAACAGTCAAAACCCGGAGTGGTATGTGTTACCCGACAGCAGTCGCGTGAAATTAGAACCACAAGCCAAATTGAGTTACCTGCGGAATTTTGCCAAAGATCGTATTATCAATCAAGTGGCTGGCGAAGTTACCTACTTCGTGCAGCCTAATACAGCACATCCGTTCCGCGTGATTAATCAAGGCATTCAGACCCGTGCAGTAGGTACTGCGTTCTCAATTGCCGATTATAACGCCGACAATCTAATTGTCAGGCTTTTGGAAGGAAAGATCGTTTTAGAAGATCCAACCAATAAGCTAGATAATCAAGTGAAACTTAATATTCCAACGACGATTATTATCAATAAATCAGATTTTACCTATTCCCATCTTGACCAGAAAAAGAATGGTTACCATACGGCCTGGGAGGAAGAAAAGAGTAAGGTCAGCAGAAACTATCCGACCAGTAGTATTGCTTGGTCAAATCAAGTCGTCAACTTCAATGGCGTCTCGAATACCGATTTATTCAGCATTATGGAGCGTCTATATGACGTCAGCATCGATGTTGAGAACCCAAGAATTATAGACGGAAATTTCACCGGCGAACTATACCAAAATGATAACCTAGAAAGTCTACTAACGATTTTCTGCCAAATAAATGGATGCACATTTACTATAAAAGATAATATTATAAGAATCAAATAA